CGCCAACCTGGGCGCGCAGGAGGTCATGGGCATGGCCGCCTCGGGCGCCAAATACGGCATCATGACCAGCCACTTTTATTGGATCGGCGCGATTCCCGCGATGATCTTCGTGGCCATCTTCATGATGCCGTTTTATTACGGCTCAAAGGCGCGCTCGGTGCCCGAATACCTGAAGCTGCGCTTCGACGAGAAGACGCGCGGGTTCAACGCCCTCACCTTCGCCGGCATGACCGTGATGTCATCGGGCATCTCGATGTATGCGCTGGCCAAGCTCCTCAACCTCATCCTCGGCTGGAACTTCCACGGTTGCATCATCGTCTCCGGCCTCATCGTGCTCGCCTACATTCTCATGGGCGGCCTCACCTCCGCCATCTACAACGAGGTGCTCCAGTTTTTCCTCATCGTGTTCGGCTTCCTGCCGCTCGTGCTGCTCGGCCTCAAAAACGTGGGCGGCTGGGAAGGCCTGAAAACAAAGCTCATGCCCGTGGCGGAAAACGCCGGTTTTGCCAGCGATGCGTGGACGCACTCGTGGAGCTTCACCGGCTCGCCGGCGACCAATCCGATGGGCGTGGAGTGGTTCGGCTTGGCGATGGGATTGGGCTTCGTGCTTTCGTTCGGCTACTGGTGCACGGACTTTCTTGTCATCCAGCGCGCCATGGCCGCGAAGGACATGGGGGCGGCGCGACGCACGCCCATTCTCGCGGCGATTCCCAAGATGCTTTTCCCCGCGCTGGTGATCGCGCCGGGCATGATCGCCATCGCGATGCACAGCATGGCCGACAGCAGCTTCCACCTGCCCGCCAAGGGCGACAGCCTCGACTACGACCTGGTCGTGCCGACGATGCTCTCGTATTATTTCCCCACCGGCATGCTCGGCATCGGCCTGACCGCGCTGATGGCCTCGTTCATGAGCGGCATGGCGGGCAACGTGACCGCCTTCAACACCGTCTTCACCTACGACATTTACCAGAGCTACATCAAGAAGGACGGTTCCGACCGGCATTACCTCAACGTCGGTCGCTGGACGACGGTTTTCGGCATCCTCTTCAGCATGGGCGCGGCGTATTTTGCGGCGGCCTTCAACAATATCATGGACGTGCTGCAACTGGTGTTCGCCTTTGTGAACGCGCCGCTCTTCGCCACGTTCCTGCTGGGCATGTTCTGGCGCCGCACGACCGGCCACGCGGCGTTTTCCGGGCTCGTGCTCGGCACGGTCGCCGCCGCCATCCATCACGGTCTCTCGCTGCCGGAAAAAGCCGTGGCCGGAATCAAGGGAGGCTGGCTCTCGATCCAGCACGTTTACCCGAGCGAGATGGCGCAGAACTTCTGGACCGCGATCTGGGCGTGGAGCACTTGCTTCGTGATCACCATCCTCGTCTCGCTCGCGACCAAGCGCACCAAGACCGACGACGAATTGCGCGGCCTGGTCTATTCGCTCACGGAGAAGATCAAGGAGCATGACACGGCTTGGTGGAAACGCCCGGCAGTGTTCGGCACCGTGGTGCTCCTGTGTGCCGTCGTGCTCAACATCATCTTCTTCTAACCCTCAACCTCGCGCCAAACCATGCAACTCGATGTCCGCCTTCCGATGGGTCTTCTCTTTCTGATTCTGGGAGTGATCCTGCTCATCTACGGGTTCGTTTCCGACCCGGCGATCTACGCCGCGCATCATAATTACGGGCTGAACATCAACATCGCCTCGGGCGTTGTTTTCGGTGTGTTCGGTTTGGTCATGCTGTTTCTGGCAAAACGCGGAAAAAACAAGCCGTAGCAGGCGGGATGACTGCCTCCTGCTGGGAAGACGGCCTCCGTGCCGTCCATTTTTACTTTAAATCTAGTTAACTGAAAAATGTCATACCATTTCTCAATGACTTTTAGCCTTTATCCGATAGGCGGCCACGGAGTGGCCGCCGCGAATCACATGTTGCCCTCGACGGCGATCGCGGAGTGATCGCCCTACCATTTATGGTCTAAATTTGAGTGGAAAATGGTATAATATTCAGAATGCCTGCATCTGTTAAGCAGATACATCTAATACCGAAAAGATCACTCGATCTTGCAAAAATCGCTCGACGGCACCGCGCATGGGACGCGCGCCAAGGGTTTTGTGAAAACCTGCCCGCAAAATCGTCTCTACGTCATCGGGAGTGATCGTGATCTCATGCCCCAGCTTTCGCAGCCGCGCCAGTTCGCCCGCGATCATGGCCTCGCAAATCTCCCGCTGCACCGCATAAGGCAACCGCGCAAACACCACCTTTTCCGTCATGCGCCCCACCAACTCGGGACGCAGTGTTTGATTCACACGGGCCAGCACCGTGCGCTCAATGCTCGCAAACGGGGCGGACTGCATCCGCATGGCCTCCGCCGCGCCGATATTCGACGTGCACACAATATAATATCCAGAAAGATTTTTCCGTTCGCCACTCGCCAGCGTGATGCTCGCGTCGTCCAATATCTGCAAAAACAAATCCAGCACCAGCGGATGCGCCTTCTCGATTTCATCAAACAAAAGCGTCCCGCCATTGCCGCCGCCACCGTCGCCATGCGCGGCCTCCGCCTTCGCCAGCGCCCGGCCAAGCAAGCCAATGTCCCCGACCTTCTCACCAATCAACTTCTCAACCGAGGTTTGATTTTGGTATTCCGACATGTCGAAGCGCAGCGGCTTCGCCCCGCCGAACAAATACCCCGTGAACGCATTCGTTATCTCCGTTTTGCCCGTCCCTGTCGGGCCTACAAAAAGGAACGAGCCTTTGGGCCGTCCCGGATGAGAGAGACCGAGTTCGCCGCGCCGCAACACCGATTCCACGCACCCGATGACATGCGCCTGCCCCTTGATGTGCCCGCGCAGATGCGCGCCGAGGTCGCGGAGTTGTTCGCGACGCTGGCGGAACCAGTCATCGTCGATGTTTTTAATAGGTCGAAGTGCGGACATGGCAAAATGAGATTAGCGGAACCACCCGCACACGCGCCCGTCCGCATCGCGCGGCGGCAGCACCACGCGCCGAAACCCGGCCTCGCAGTGCTGCACGACCGCCTGAAACTTCCGCAGCCGCCGGAATTCGTGTGGCTCGATGTAATATTTTTCTTCCTCGGAATACGACATCGTCCGCTTGCCAGCGGAATACCCATAGGTGCGTTTCCTATACTTTTTCTTCCCCAGCGTATCCGCCGCGATTTTTGCCGATTCCTCATCGGCGGCCTTGAACATGATGCGGTTCGCCATGTTCGCGATAAAAACCCTGGCCTTTTGCTCGTCGCCAATCGGCGGGATGAGCGACGTGTAACTCTGCGTCGCCGCGACCACCGTCGCCCTGGCCTCGCGCATCACGTCCACGACATTGTAATCACTCGTGCCATCGTGATTCGCCGTCACGATTTTTTGCGCCTCGTCAGCCCATAATATTAATAAATTGTCATTCGCCCGCTCCTTCGAGGTGCGGTCGAAGCGCAGCAGCACATGCGAATAGAACACAAGCTTGAGCAGCGTGTGGATGTATCTCCGTTCCGTCTTGAAACGCTGTGGAATCGAGACGCAAATCACCTTGCCCCGGTCGATCTCCGAAAACGAAAGCGTCGATTTCTCGGGACAAAACACCCTCGCGATGTCGGGATGCGTAAAATGCTTCAACCGGTTCGCCAGCGTGCCGCGCACGCCGCCCAGTTGATCCTTCGGCTGGCTGGCGATTTGCGTTTCGTAATATTCCATCAGTTCGCGCGACTCCGGCGTGTTTTTTTCATCCAGCATGCCGATAATGTCCTTCGTCCATGCGTCCGATGAGAGCATTTCATAGGCGTGGTTGAGCGTGACGGACAACCCGGCGCATGCCAGCGCCTGAAACGCAAAATCCATCTGGATTTCCGCCTGGGTCTTGAAAAACGACTGGTCGCCGTCCTGCCCGAGCGAGGCGGCGACATCGCAGACATCCTTCGCCTTCGCCGAAAAAGGCAGGCGCGGGTCCTCAAGGTAGTTGAACGTGTGCGGTGGCTCCCAATCCGCAGGCGCGCCGTCCGGCCGCACTTGCAGCAGAATCAAATCCTGTTCGCGCCCGAGGTGCCTGAACATCGCCGAAAGCGTCTCCCAGTAAAGCCCCTTGTCATCGATGCAGATGCCACCCCAGCGCGGACAATTTTTCGAGACCTGCCAGAGCATGGCATTGACGGCCGAAAGCGTTTTTCCCGAACCCGTCTCGCCCGTCACCAGCCAGCCCCGGCAAAAGTCATTCAACGACCACGAAAACCCGCCCAGCGTCAGAATCGGTCTCGCACGCGGGCGACCGCGCGTCGCCATCACACCGCACGCCACCTGCCAGACGGCAAACACGGCGAACACCGCCGTCATCGCCAGCGCCGCGCCCGGCGGCATGGCGGCGCGCCGCGCGAAAAACGCGCAGCCAAGGCTCACGGCAGCGAGAAGAAAACGAAACAGCATAAGTGCAAATGCCGCGCGCAACCTTGCACACAGCCTCGCCATTATGCCCGAAAATACCGCGCCCGGCTTGGACATTCAGACCATTTTCAGGGACGAAACGACCATGCTTATTTTGCCACCACGTTTATTTCCGAAACCACAGGCGCGGGTGCGGCGACGCCCGCCGTGGCAGCCTGGTAGCTTTCCGAAACCTCGCGCAATTCACGCAGGGCGAACGCTCCGATGGCATCGACCACGCCGCCGAGGTTATGACCGCGCACGGAAACATCGTGGCTCATAAAGACCAGGCGCAAACACTCATGGCCGCCAGTGTCACCGCCAGTCGCGGCCTCCGGTTCGTAACCCACGCCGTGGAAGCAAGTCCACGGCAGCAGCCAGCATTGTTTGTCCCGCCTTATGAGGCGCAGGAATAGCGGCGGCGCTGCCGAAGCCTCGCGTTTTTCGGATGCGGCATGGCCGTTCCCGGACGATGTGATGTTGCCACCGGCGGCCCGGGCCAGGCGGTGACGTTCGATTTCATTTTTCAGGCTCATAATTGTATTCCTCTTGATTGGTCTTGTTGCGGTTGCTGTTTCTGTTGCGGAGGCGGGGCACCCATTGCCGGAGCGATTCGTGCAAACGTTGCTGCGCCTTCAACGACAACTGGTGCTGAAACGCCTCCTTGAGTCTCTGGCGCACAGCCTCGGCGGTCGCCTCGTCGGGCTTGATGGACAACGCCAGTTCGCGGTCGGACTCGCGCTCGACGTTCAGCCGCAGCGCCTCCTTGTCGCTGGTAAACACGACGATCTTCCGCCGCGCCCGCGATATGCCGACATACCATTGCTGGCGGCTCATCATAGGCGCTTGTTCGCCGTCATGGGCGACAAGCACGGTATCGACGGTCTTGCCCTGCGAGGCGTAAGAGGTGACCGCGTAGCCGCGCACAAACATCCGCTGCGTCGCCGCGAGCGTTTTCGAGACTCCCGCGTCATCACGCACGCGGATGCGCCCGTCCTTCATCACGCGCCGCACCGTGACCAGTTCGCCGTTACGGATCGCCTCACTCTCGGCGGATTTTCCATTGAACTTCATCTGCAAGCGGTCGCCGCGCGCCAGTTCCAATTCATTCGTCTTGGTGACGACAAAGCGGTCCGCACATTTGTAGCTCACGGTCGTGGTGCGCCCGTCTTTGCGCAAGGTCACGCCGTGCGTATCGGCACCGGCAACCTCGCACCAATCGCCCCGCTTGAAACGTCCGTAGCCGCGAATGAACAAAACCCCCGCGTCCGGCGTGTAGAAGCGCGCATCGCGCTTTTGCGCCTCGCTCAAGTCCGCCGACTGCCACGACGCCACCGGCCTGCCCGCGCCCAGTTTTCCGGTTTCACGCAGACGCGTACGGATGGCGTCATTGGCCGCGCGCACATCGTCCCAAGTCTGCGCGACGGCGAGCACCCGTTCCTTGCGATCCAGCGCCTCGCAATATTCGCGTGCCAGTTCCACCATGCGTTCGCCGGCATCGAGTTCACGAATGCACCCCATTGCATCCAGTTTGTCGAATGAAGCCGCCAGCCGGCCCTCCGCCGCAGCCTTCACCGCCGAGCGGTATTTTCGCACAAACGCCTTTTCTTCCCGCGATGCCACCGCCTCCGGGTCCTGCCTTCGGATTTTTTTCAAATGCACCGTCTGCAAATTCGTGTGCTCCTCGATGGCGCGCAGCGCGTCCGAGGCGGCCACCGCGCCCTGCTGCCGCGTGTCGCCCGACAGGATCAGCCGCCCGCCGCAAGCCCGCACCCGGTCAACCAGCGCGCGCATGTCACGCCCGCCGATCTGCCCGGCCTCATCGACAATCACGACCGCGCCGCGCGGCAGCCGCCCTCCCGCACCGTCCGCCCCTCCCGCCAGCAGCTTCGCCAAAGTGTCTGCCGAGGCGAGGCCGTCGCGACGCAAGTCCGCCGCCTGCTGGTGTTGAGGCGCGAACACGCGCACGGGATGCCCCGCCGCCTCCAACCCCCGCACGACCTCGCGCACCGCAAATGTTTTCCCCACTCCCGCCGCCCCTTGGAACACCGTGATAAAATCGCGGCTGCGCAGGATGCGCAGCACCGCCCCGCGCTGTTCCGCCGACAACGACTCCGCCGGTTGATACCCCGCGTTGAACGCGGCATGGCTTCGCATCCCGTTCTGCGCGTCGAGCACAAGGGAAAACTCGCACACCAGCGCCTCGCGGTTGGTCAGTTTGCGCGACTTCGCATCGCGAATGTAATCGCGTTTCGCCATCTCGTTTTCCAGGTCCGCCAGGGAAAAATTTTGGCCGCGCCCGCGAGCCAGCGCCGCCGACATCAACTCGTAGTCGCCGACCACCGAGCGGCGCTCAAACAGATGCGCGTCCGCCCACGCCACAAATCCGGGCAGCCCGCATTGTTCCGAAGCCACCGCCGGCAGCGGCGGCGGCAGTTTTTCCGGAGCGATGCGCGAGAGCGCGGCGTGTTCGGAGGCGGGCATTTCCGAGGCCCAGCGCGGATGCAGTTTTTCCGCGCACAGGCTTCTTATTTTGCGCCGCCGCTTGTCCTGCGCGACCTGCGCGCGCAGCTCCTTTTCGTTCCCGCGCAACCCCTCCGCTTCGATGCGTTTTTTCGTCTCCGCATCAATCTGTTGATGCCGCTTGGAAAAGCGGGCGATCACATCCTCCGGCACGCCCTGAATCTCAAATCCCGTCGATGTGTTGACGACCTCGTAGCCGAAATTTCTCAGCCCCTTCGCCATCTCATGGTAGTACAAATTTTCCGCAAATTTTTGCGCCCGATACATGCCCGTCGCGTGAAGCGCCTTCCACTTTTCCTCCGTCCAATCGTAGGTCGCGTTGAACACCACGCAGTGCGTGTGCAGATGCGGGTCGAGTTCGCGACTGGTGTCATGCCGGAACAGCGCGGCGGCAATTCCCCCGGTCACGCGCTCGCCGTTCTCGCCGTCCTTGCGCACGCGTGTCTCGGCGAACTTTTCCAGTTGATCGACCATCGCGCGGACGGCGCGATCATGGAGTGCGATAATCCGGGCATCCTGCCAGAGCGCGACCACCGAAACCGACTTCGGTGGCGATATGGTGAAGTCATAAAAGACGCGCCGGTTCGACACCGTGTGCCCGTCTTCGTGACGGGTCGTGTTGCGCCGCATCGTCAAGCCTTGTCCGGTTTCCGGGTGCTGACCTTCGCACATCGCCAAAAAACTTTTTTCGTCCACGATGCCGTCGAGCCCGAGCATGGACGCGGCGACTCCGCGCCACTCGCCGCGCACCACATGGCCGTCCATATAGTAGTCGCCCGTGGCCAGATGCTCGCGGAAATACCCCGCCGCATTGGACAGATTCAGTTGCGGCTTGGCCGTCAGCATGGCAGCACCTCCCTCGCGACACGCGCGCGGATAATGCGGACAGGCCGCGCCCACCCGGAACGCACCTGCGTTCTTTTTGAGCACCACGCCTCTCCCCTTGCCTCAGTCGGCAATGATTTTTTCGGGCCTTGCATGACCGCAGCCTACCGGAGGCGCGCGAAAAGAAATAGGGGCGGTATCCACATTCCAAATACCCGGATTTCCGGCGACGTGCGCGCGGCGCACGGGCGCGACCGCATGACGCCTGTCCGCACCGCCCGACCTTCACGAAATCGCGCCGCGCCCCTGCGTGCCTTGTGGCGCGGCGCGACCTCGTGAGGGGCGGGGACGCACCGGCGCACGGACGGGGAGCCAGAACGTCGGCGGGCGGAGGCGGGGCGCAGGTGCGCGCGCGCCGCCGGTGAGGCGGTGCCCTCTTTTTTTGCGCGCCTCCGCCCGCCGCCGTCCATGCTCCCCTGGCGCGGGAAAACACTCCGCATTTTGCTCCGCCGGAAATGCGGACAATGGCCGCGTGACATGCCACCGGACATTAAGAAATCTGCCCTGCCCGTCGTCTTCTCACCCTATCACATCGGTCAATGTCGTGCTCGCTGGCGCTCGCCTCCACACCGCCCGTCCGCGACCCGCGCAGCCGGGCTTTGACTCGATGTGAGTCCGGGCGGACGAGATCGGGCGAGGCCGAGGATAACCCGGCACGATGCCGGGAGCGGACCGCGCCTGATTTCATTTCCGAACATGAATCAAAAAGCTCGAACCAAACGCGACCTCGCCAGAACCGAAAGCACCCAGGCCATCGAAAGGCTTCGCAAAAATTACCTCAAGGTCGGCGACACCGTTTACGTCTTCCTCCGCCACATCAGCAGGAGCGGCACGTGCCGGTGGCTGGATTTGTTTGCCATCCGCGAAAACAAGCCGCAGCGCATCACTTGGAGCGCGGCCAAGGCGCTGGCCACCCGATACGATTCGCGACGCGAGGCCATCCGCGTGGAGGGTTGTGGCTTCGATTGCGGCCACTCGCTGGTGCATGACCTCGCATGGCGGCTTTTCGGCAACAGCGACGCCCTTGAACACCGCTGGCTTTGACCGGCATCGGCGGCTCCGCGCACGGCGCGGCGGGCATCCGCCGCCGTTGCGTTTTTATCCGGGCGACCGCTTGCAGGCAATCACGCCGGACGGACGCGAGCCCGTATTTTATATTTGGATACAATCGTGAAAAACCACATCGCGCACCCACGCGCCCCACTGGCACCCCGCTTAAAACCCTTGCCTGCTGCGTGTTCCGAATTGTGTCACACCCGTCAATGTATTGCTCGCCCTCGCAAGCTCGGGCTGCGCTCCACACCGGACGCCTCCGCACCTGCTCCGGCATCCTTTGACTGGGTGTGCCCTCGGAACGACGTGAATCGGGCAAGGCCGAGACAACCCGGCATGTCGCCGGAAGCGGACTGCGCCTGATTGCGCCAAATCACATGACAACCGAAACGACCTGCGTTCTGGAAACACTCCACCTGCCCCAAGGCCGCAAGCGCGCCTCCGTCCACCGGGAACTTCTCCATCACATCGAGACCGGCGAAACCATGCTCTTCCGAGTCCTGCGCGGTTATCTAGGCGCGGCGCTCTGGACATCCAGCGACGACAACGAAAAATACTTCGACGCCACCCACTCCATTGAGGACATCGCCACCGCCTCGCTGGTGAGCGCATGGGCGGAATGCTCGCAATTCTGCCGCGAGTGCAAAACCGACCTGTGCCATCTCGACGACGAGCGTAACGGACATAATTTCTGGCTCACGCGCTGCGGTCACGGCAGCGGCTTCTGGGACGAGTCTGTGAACGACGAGCTTGCCGAGTTCGCCATGCAGCAACTCACCCGCGCCAGCGAGTCCTTCGGCGAAGTCGATCTCTACATCGGCGACGACCGCAAACTGCACTTCAGCAACGAAAGCCGCGTCGCATGAAAACGAGTCAAACCCCGACCTTCAGGTCGTTGCTCGAACAACTCATCCGCCGCCACGACGCGCACGAGGTGTTCACGGCATTCGCATCTTTGGCCGCTTGCGCACTCGCGCACGGCACCCGTGAAACCGAATACCTCGAAGAGGCCAGACGCTGGAACCGGGACGAACTGGAAATTTTCAGCCACGCCCTTGCCGCACTGGTCATGGAAATGGAGGCCCAGCCCTTCACCGACCTGCTCGGAGGCCACTACATGGAACTGGCCCTCTCCCATAAGGGACAGCAATGGAATGGAGAGTTTCACACCCCGCAGAATATCTGCGAAATGACAGCCCACATGCTTGCCGCTGACTCATCGCTGCCGGCAGAAGGCCCCATCACGCTTTGCGAACCGGCCTGCGGCGCGGGAGCGATGATTCTGGCCTTTGCCAAGGCGCTTTCACCGGAAAACCGCCGCCGTTTGCGAGTCACCGCCATCGACATCAGCAAAACCGCCTGTGACATGTGCTTCATCAACGCCACCCTCTGGGGGATTCCCACGGAGGTCATTCACGGGAACACGCTCAGCATGAAATTTTTCGCCTCATGGCGGAACATCCACTGGATTTTCCGGGGCCGCCTCCATCTCTTCGCCGGACTTGCCGCCGCACAAAATCAAGCAGATGCGTCGCAAACCGAAAAGGAGGACAAGGACGAAAATAAAACAATGATGCCGCTCGCAACCGCGCTCATCACAGCCGCTGCCGAGCAACAGGGACAACCGCCTTCGCCGGAGAAAACCGAGCAAATCAAAGCTGCGTTGGGACAACAGATGTTCGACTTCGCATGACCTCGGTTCGGAAGAACCAAAAAAGAATAGGGGAAACCCGACGCAGGCTCACTTTGGTCATGTTTCCCCTTGCGGGATGGCCGACCTTGCGGATTGGGAATCCCCTCACATCGCGCCCCGTTGCCGAGTGTGGCGTGGCGCGCAAGGTCGTGCGCTCCTGCGTCGCGCCTCCACCTTGCGCGCCACACCCGATCCGGCAACTACTGGGGCGCGGAGGTTCGCTGGCCGCTGCCAGCACATTGAGAACACGGCAAACGCCTCGTGACCGCGACCCGCCCATGGCTGGCGTTGCCAGCCCACCGGCTTGCGCGCCTCTTTTGGCTGGCAGGCGTTTCCACCCTTTTCCGCCCGCCCGTCCATGAAACCCACAGCCGGACGCGCCTGCCCAAACACAAACCACCTTTTGCGCGACCGGCGCGGACGCTCCGCACCAAGAATGCGATGCCGCGCCCCTGCAAACCGACCTGCCTGACGGAATCGAAAAAACACCCGTCGCCGCCATCATGCCGCCACCCGGCGCACGCGCACCAAGGCCGCAAACCACCCGCACCGGCCTGCCGTCATCACTTCAAAAGGCTTTCCAAACGGCGACAACCGCCTTTCCGCATCGCCGGGAAACCCCCGACCGACGGGAGGGCAACCGGCGGAAGAATCCGCGCCTTTGGCACGCAACAGCAACTTATGGAAACCCCAAAAATATCGGGACAAAAACGGGGCTCGACCAGCCGAACGGATTCCCGCATTGTCAGCGAATGGGAATTTGTATCCATGATTTGAATACAAATAAGGGGCTCACCCCGCGTCCAAGTCCCTCCGAAAGGTTGACAGAAAGTTGCCAAAAATGCTGTTTTTTGCTTCCCATGCCTGCCCCAACCTGCCACACTCTGCCCGTTCTAAACTATTAACCATCAAACAAGTCCGCTATTACGAGCGACTTATTCATGCCCAGCGTGCCGGCATCTTGCCGGCAGGTGGCACGGGCGACTCGCCTGTGAGTTTGGCGACGCTTCACG
This genomic stretch from Termitidicoccus mucosus harbors:
- a CDS encoding sodium:solute symporter family protein, with protein sequence MILASITTLELKFVDYLIIGIYFAFVLGIGWVLRRQMTGTKDYLESGRSLPAWICALGFIGANLGAQEVMGMAASGAKYGIMTSHFYWIGAIPAMIFVAIFMMPFYYGSKARSVPEYLKLRFDEKTRGFNALTFAGMTVMSSGISMYALAKLLNLILGWNFHGCIIVSGLIVLAYILMGGLTSAIYNEVLQFFLIVFGFLPLVLLGLKNVGGWEGLKTKLMPVAENAGFASDAWTHSWSFTGSPATNPMGVEWFGLAMGLGFVLSFGYWCTDFLVIQRAMAAKDMGAARRTPILAAIPKMLFPALVIAPGMIAIAMHSMADSSFHLPAKGDSLDYDLVVPTMLSYYFPTGMLGIGLTALMASFMSGMAGNVTAFNTVFTYDIYQSYIKKDGSDRHYLNVGRWTTVFGILFSMGAAYFAAAFNNIMDVLQLVFAFVNAPLFATFLLGMFWRRTTGHAAFSGLVLGTVAAAIHHGLSLPEKAVAGIKGGWLSIQHVYPSEMAQNFWTAIWAWSTCFVITILVSLATKRTKTDDELRGLVYSLTEKIKEHDTAWWKRPAVFGTVVLLCAVVLNIIFF
- a CDS encoding AAA family ATPase: MESVLRRGELGLSHPGRPKGSFLFVGPTGTGKTEITNAFTGYLFGGAKPLRFDMSEYQNQTSVEKLIGEKVGDIGLLGRALAKAEAAHGDGGGGNGGTLLFDEIEKAHPLVLDLFLQILDDASITLASGERKNLSGYYIVCTSNIGAAEAMRMQSAPFASIERTVLARVNQTLRPELVGRMTEKVVFARLPYAVQREICEAMIAGELARLRKLGHEITITPDDVETILRAGFHKTLGARPMRGAVERFLQDRVIFSVLDVSA
- a CDS encoding type IV secretory system conjugative DNA transfer family protein gives rise to the protein MLFRFLLAAVSLGCAFFARRAAMPPGAALAMTAVFAVFAVWQVACGVMATRGRPRARPILTLGGFSWSLNDFCRGWLVTGETGSGKTLSAVNAMLWQVSKNCPRWGGICIDDKGLYWETLSAMFRHLGREQDLILLQVRPDGAPADWEPPHTFNYLEDPRLPFSAKAKDVCDVAASLGQDGDQSFFKTQAEIQMDFAFQALACAGLSVTLNHAYEMLSSDAWTKDIIGMLDEKNTPESRELMEYYETQIASQPKDQLGGVRGTLANRLKHFTHPDIARVFCPEKSTLSFSEIDRGKVICVSIPQRFKTERRYIHTLLKLVFYSHVLLRFDRTSKERANDNLLILWADEAQKIVTANHDGTSDYNVVDVMREARATVVAATQSYTSLIPPIGDEQKARVFIANMANRIMFKAADEESAKIAADTLGKKKYRKRTYGYSAGKRTMSYSEEEKYYIEPHEFRRLRKFQAVVQHCEAGFRRVVLPPRDADGRVCGWFR
- the mobF gene encoding MobF family relaxase — its product is MLTAKPQLNLSNAAGYFREHLATGDYYMDGHVVRGEWRGVAASMLGLDGIVDEKSFLAMCEGQHPETGQGLTMRRNTTRHEDGHTVSNRRVFYDFTISPPKSVSVVALWQDARIIALHDRAVRAMVDQLEKFAETRVRKDGENGERVTGGIAAALFRHDTSRELDPHLHTHCVVFNATYDWTEEKWKALHATGMYRAQKFAENLYYHEMAKGLRNFGYEVVNTSTGFEIQGVPEDVIARFSKRHQQIDAETKKRIEAEGLRGNEKELRAQVAQDKRRRKIRSLCAEKLHPRWASEMPASEHAALSRIAPEKLPPPLPAVASEQCGLPGFVAWADAHLFERRSVVGDYELMSAALARGRGQNFSLADLENEMAKRDYIRDAKSRKLTNREALVCEFSLVLDAQNGMRSHAAFNAGYQPAESLSAEQRGAVLRILRSRDFITVFQGAAGVGKTFAVREVVRGLEAAGHPVRVFAPQHQQAADLRRDGLASADTLAKLLAGGADGAGGRLPRGAVVIVDEAGQIGGRDMRALVDRVRACGGRLILSGDTRQQGAVAASDALRAIEEHTNLQTVHLKKIRRQDPEAVASREEKAFVRKYRSAVKAAAEGRLAASFDKLDAMGCIRELDAGERMVELAREYCEALDRKERVLAVAQTWDDVRAANDAIRTRLRETGKLGAGRPVASWQSADLSEAQKRDARFYTPDAGVLFIRGYGRFKRGDWCEVAGADTHGVTLRKDGRTTTVSYKCADRFVVTKTNELELARGDRLQMKFNGKSAESEAIRNGELVTVRRVMKDGRIRVRDDAGVSKTLAATQRMFVRGYAVTSYASQGKTVDTVLVAHDGEQAPMMSRQQWYVGISRARRKIVVFTSDKEALRLNVERESDRELALSIKPDEATAEAVRQRLKEAFQHQLSLKAQQRLHESLRQWVPRLRNRNSNRNKTNQEEYNYEPEK
- a CDS encoding N-6 DNA methylase yields the protein MKTSQTPTFRSLLEQLIRRHDAHEVFTAFASLAACALAHGTRETEYLEEARRWNRDELEIFSHALAALVMEMEAQPFTDLLGGHYMELALSHKGQQWNGEFHTPQNICEMTAHMLAADSSLPAEGPITLCEPACGAGAMILAFAKALSPENRRRLRVTAIDISKTACDMCFINATLWGIPTEVIHGNTLSMKFFASWRNIHWIFRGRLHLFAGLAAAQNQADASQTEKEDKDENKTMMPLATALITAAAEQQGQPPSPEKTEQIKAALGQQMFDFA